Below is a window of Candidatus Binatia bacterium DNA.
CGCGCCGGGCCCGCTGCGCGCGCCACTCGGCGCGACCGCGGCGGGAGCCGAGATCGGCCCACCCCACGCGTCCGGTCTCCAGATCGCGCGCCAGGACCAGCCCCGCAGGCGGAAGCTCGCGCTCGAGGGGATCGGATACCTCGACGACGACCACCTCGTGCCGCCGCGCCAGGTAGGAGAGCGGCCGGTCGAAGTCGGAGGCGATCCAGTCGGAAACGAGCACGACGATGGCGCGGCGCCGGAGCACGCGGCCGAGGAAGGAGAGGGCTCCGGCGAGATCCGTGCCCCGCCCTTTCGGCTCGTAGGCCAGCATCTCGCGCACGACGCGGAGGGTGCGCGCCCGGCTCTTCCCCGGCGGCAGGTAGAGCTCGACCCGGTCGGTGAAGAGGAGAAGTCCCACGCGGTCGCGGTTCCGCGCCGCGGCCAGGGCGATCAGGGCGCCCGCCTCGGCGGCGATCTCGCGCTTGGTGCGCGCGCGGCTCCCGAACGCGAGCGATCCCGAAAGGTCCATCGCCACCACCACGGTCAGCTCGCGCTCCTCTTCGAAGCGCTTCACGTAGGGGCGTCCCGCCCGCGCCGTCACGTTCCAGTCGATCGCGCGCACGTCGTCGCCGACCACGTACTCGCGGACGTCGGCGAACTCCAGCCCCTTCCCGCGGAAGGCGCTGCGGTAGGCGCCGGAGAAGACCTCTTCGACCGCGCGCCGGCTCCGGATGGTGAGCCGCCGCACCTGGGCCAGGAGCTCGGGGGTGATCACGGCGATGCCGCCGCGGCCGCGCTCACGGCACTTCCACGCGCGCGAGGATGCGGCGCGTCACCTCGTCCACCGGCACCCCCTCCGCCTCCGCCTCGTAGGTGAGCAGGATGCGGTGGCGGAAGACGTCGGGCGCGAGGAGCTTGATGTCGTCCGGCGTCACGTAGGCGCGGCCGTCCAGGAACGCGTTGGCGCGGGAGGCACGCGCCAGCGCAAGCGTCGCGCGCGGCGAGGCGCCGAACTGGATGAGCGGCCGGAGGTCCAGGCCGTACCGCTCCGGCTCGCGGCTTGCGTGCACGAGATCCACGATGTAGCGGCGGATCCGGTCGTCGGTATAGATCGCGTTCACGGTGTGGCGCGCCCCGGTGATCTGATCGGCGGTGACGATCGGCTGCGGGAGCGGCGGCACCTCGCCCCCCATCCGGTCGAGGATGATCCGCTCCTCCTCGGGCGTGGGATACCCCACCTTGATCTTCAG
It encodes the following:
- a CDS encoding DUF58 domain-containing protein, whose translation is MITPELLAQVRRLTIRSRRAVEEVFSGAYRSAFRGKGLEFADVREYVVGDDVRAIDWNVTARAGRPYVKRFEEERELTVVVAMDLSGSLAFGSRARTKREIAAEAGALIALAAARNRDRVGLLLFTDRVELYLPPGKSRARTLRVVREMLAYEPKGRGTDLAGALSFLGRVLRRRAIVVLVSDWIASDFDRPLSYLARRHEVVVVEVSDPLERELPPAGLVLARDLETGRVGWADLGSRRGRAEWRAQRARRARGITEAFTRARAGRIALEVGAPVAPPLIRHFERRAHRGG